One region of Wyeomyia smithii strain HCP4-BCI-WySm-NY-G18 chromosome 3, ASM2978416v1, whole genome shotgun sequence genomic DNA includes:
- the LOC129729850 gene encoding hypertrehalosaemic prohormone, protein MDLVKLFSVLLICASLIFVCEAQLTFTPSWGKRSSTPLSLNMQSSFGVQDGCKTPVDSLMVIYRMIQTEAQKILECNQK, encoded by the exons ATGGATCTGGTGAAACTGTTCAGTGTGCTGCTAATCTGCGCCTCTTTGATCTTTGTCTGTGAAGCGCAG CTCACATTTACTCCGTCCTGGGGTAAACGATCCTCGACTCCACTGTCACTAAACATGCAAAGCTCTTTCGGGGTTCAGGACGGCTGTAAAACGCCTGTTGATTCACTGATGGTAATCTATCGAATGATTCAG ACCGAAGCACAGAAAATCTTAGAATGCAACCAAAAGTAG